CAAGTGCTTGTCTCAATAAACTTATCGCTCTATTTTTGTCCATCTTCTCTACCTCACCCCCTTATAAAATCCCTCTCGTTCTCCCTTTACGAAAGGGAGATGCCTTATAGCTACCTCCCTTTTCATTTATGTCTCCCCCTTTGAAAAAGGGGGACTAAGGGGGATTTTATTCAATATTCTCAATTATTCTCTCAATGACACTCTCGCCATGTACCAGCACATCGGCGTTGGTAAACCTCAGAACTCTCAAACCAAGACTACTCAGGTACTCATCCCTTATTCTGTCGTCCTCAGCCATCTCATCAGAAAAGTGCTGGCTACCATCAATCTCAATAATCAGCTTTGCCTTAGAACAATAGAAGTCGACTATATAATCGCCGATGGGTTTCTGCCTGTAGAAGTGGTAGCCTTTTAGTTGTCTCATCCGTATCTTCGCCCAGAGTGTCCTTTCAGCATCAGTCATATCCTTTCTGAGTTGCCTGGAATGCTGTTTCAAGTTCTTATTGTAGGGTAGCATAAATCCTCTTTGTTAAAATCCCCCTCAA
This window of the Dehalococcoidales bacterium genome carries:
- a CDS encoding endonuclease domain-containing protein; protein product: MLPYNKNLKQHSRQLRKDMTDAERTLWAKIRMRQLKGYHFYRQKPIGDYIVDFYCSKAKLIIEIDGSQHFSDEMAEDDRIRDEYLSSLGLRVLRFTNADVLVHGESVIERIIENIE